From Planococcus halocryophilus, the proteins below share one genomic window:
- a CDS encoding branched-chain amino acid aminotransferase, whose amino-acid sequence MTTYQLEVLENTNKKEKPVKDQVPFGTTFTDHMYVLEYETEKGWYDPKIVPYGPISLDPAAMIFHYGQTVFEGMKAYRTEDGRVLLFRPEENFERLNLSSERLSIPPIDEKLALEHLTELIKLEKDWVPKTPGTSLYIRPYIISTDANLAVGPSQTYKYMVILSPVGSYFPGGLKPVVIHVEDKFTRAVKGGTGMAKTAGNYSSGYQAQANAKKEGNADVLWLDGVEKKYIEEVGSMNIFFKINGEVVTPELNGSILKGITRMSIIELLGTWGISVTERRISVDELFEAFEAGQVEEVFGTGTAAVISPVGELNWKGKKMIINNHEIGELSQKIYDTITGIQTGKIEDTLGWTVEVK is encoded by the coding sequence ATGACTACATACCAGCTAGAGGTTCTTGAAAATACGAACAAAAAAGAAAAACCAGTAAAAGACCAAGTACCATTCGGGACTACATTTACAGATCATATGTATGTCTTAGAATACGAAACAGAAAAAGGCTGGTATGACCCAAAAATTGTACCTTATGGACCGATTAGTTTAGACCCTGCAGCGATGATTTTCCACTATGGGCAAACTGTTTTTGAAGGCATGAAAGCGTATCGTACAGAAGATGGACGGGTTTTATTGTTCCGCCCGGAAGAAAACTTTGAACGCTTAAATCTTTCAAGCGAACGTTTGAGCATTCCGCCAATTGATGAGAAATTAGCATTAGAGCATTTGACTGAACTGATCAAACTTGAAAAAGACTGGGTTCCAAAAACACCTGGAACGTCTCTTTATATCCGCCCTTACATCATCTCAACAGATGCGAATCTTGCAGTTGGACCATCTCAAACGTATAAATACATGGTTATTTTATCGCCAGTAGGATCTTATTTCCCGGGCGGTCTTAAGCCGGTTGTTATTCATGTAGAAGATAAATTCACGCGTGCCGTAAAAGGCGGAACGGGTATGGCTAAAACAGCAGGGAACTATTCTTCTGGTTACCAAGCGCAAGCCAATGCTAAAAAAGAAGGCAATGCGGATGTTCTTTGGTTAGACGGTGTTGAGAAAAAATACATCGAAGAAGTTGGAAGCATGAACATCTTCTTTAAAATTAACGGAGAAGTCGTGACACCTGAATTGAATGGCAGTATCCTAAAAGGTATTACGCGTATGTCGATTATTGAATTACTTGGCACTTGGGGAATATCCGTGACAGAAAGACGCATTTCAGTTGATGAGCTTTTCGAAGCTTTCGAAGCCGGTCAAGTGGAAGAAGTTTTTGGCACTGGTACAGCAGCCGTTATTTCTCCAGTTGGCGAGCTGAACTGGAAAGGCAAGAAAATGATTATTAACAACCACGAAATTGGTGAATTGTCACAAAAGATTTATGATACTATTACAGGAATCCAAACAGGAAAAATTGAAGATACACTTGGTTGGACTGTGGAAGTAAAATAA